In Tachysurus fulvidraco isolate hzauxx_2018 chromosome 1, HZAU_PFXX_2.0, whole genome shotgun sequence, a single window of DNA contains:
- the trmt44 gene encoding probable tRNA (uracil-O(2)-)-methyltransferase, with translation MLCLDKRVLSEMNLGVKCRPEGFWSAVDVWIKKPHVVNKRLCGATETEYRDVSSEELEPCLCSLTGVNLRALPGVLSFLHAHTVTTDHQTWSVGERTIIPKVGLQSNGPKMYKEIIVKDLAGQTVTFLPTEENSEGQIIMKDNNIYQIQLQEKTDDWILSLHVLRPDQWYSDGVAYPKLTWLTSELLPKLARWATDSKATEFKSTLSLISVEKYSLVYQQLKNKYKEIVKVWPEVTDPEKFVFEDVAIATYLLVLWAEERAERGITSNQSFVDLGCGNGLLVHILNNEGHPGKGIDIRKRKIWDMYGPNTHLEEKAITPSAQFLFPETDWLIGNHSDELTPWIPVIAARSSYHCRYFVLPCCFFDFCGKYQRRQCKKSQYREYIDFISEVSTSCGFQTDEDCLRIPSTKRVCLIGKSRSYEQVEEEFADVKRTDYISGRQALISTVVGQKIHSGSHHHGDGQEMAKAACDWGKGFQPREKIETVRNCAALPRDFVDGVVLKVAMALLGLAGGKTEEEEEDKIGKERIRWNAGGSLSVREVAELLDKSTLQTLKKECGGLQTLLKNNHQVFRVEGGQVHIRDWLTQASQTDLKHKSQISGALKTRLCWFHTHHPDGCPLSSKNCVFAHGADDLRPSTRPLKKHRS, from the exons ATGTTGTGTTTAGATAAACGCGTCCTCTCTGAGATGAACCTCGGGGTAAAATGCAGACCCGAAGGCTTCTGGTCTGCGGTTGATGTTTGGATAAAGAAGCCTCATGTAGTGAATAAGCGGCTGTGCGGAGCGACAGAGACCGAATACAGGGATGTGAGCAGTGAGGAGCTCGAGCCCTGTCTCTGCAGCCTCACCGGTGTCAATCTGCGGGCTTTACCGGGAGTCCTAAGTTTCCTGCACGCGCACACCGTGACCACAGACCACCAGACCTGGAGTGTAGGAGAAAGAACCATCATCCCTAAAGTAGGTCTACAGAGCAACGGGCCAAAGATGTACAAGGAGATCATTGTCAAAG ATTTGGCTGGACAAACAGTGACGTTTCTCCCAACTGAAGAAAACAGTGAAGGCCAAATCATTATGAAGGACAATAATATTTATCAGATCCAGCTTCAGGAAAAGACAGATGATTG GATACTGTCTCTTCATGTCCTGAGACCTGATCAGTGGTATAGTGACGGCGTCGCCTACCCCAAACTCACCTGGCTGACGTCAGAGCTTCTCCCTAAACTAGCACGCTGGGCCACAGACAGCAAAGCCACCGAGTTCAAGAGTACTCTGTCTCTCATTTCTGTTGAGAAGTACAGCTTAGTCTACCAGCAgctgaaaaacaaatataaagagATTGTCAAG GTTTGGCCTGAAGTTACCGATCCTGAGAAATTTGTCTTTGAGGACGTTGCCATTGCTACATATCTTCTT GTTTTATGGGCTGAAGAGCGAGCTGAACGAGGAATAACATCCAATCAGTCTTTTGTGGACCTGGGTTGTGGAAATGGCCTTCTTGTCCACATATTAAACAACGAAGGG catCCTGGAAAGGGAATTGACATTCGCAAGCGAAAGATCTGGGACATGTATGGACCCAATACACATTTAGAG GAAAAGGCAATCACGCCCAGCGCCCAGTTCCTCTTCCCTGAGACGGACTGGCTGATTGGAAACCATTCAGATGAGCTCACGCCATGGATCCCCGTTATAGCAGCCAG ATCGTCCTATCACTGCCGCTACTTTGTGCTGCCTTGCTGCTTCTTCGACTTCTGTGGAAAATACCAGCGCAGACAGTGTAAGAAGTCTCAATACAGGGAGTACATAGACTTTATCAGTGAGGTCAGCACATCATGTGGCTTCCAAACAGATGAAGATTGTCTGAGGATTCCCTCCACCAAGCGG gtctGCCTAATTGGGAAGAGTAGGAGTTATGAGCAGGTTGAAGAAGAGTTTGCAGACGTGAAAAGAACAGACTACATAAGCGGACGTCAGGCCTTAATCTCAACAGTTGTTGGCCAGAAAATACACAGTGGATCTCATCATCATGGAGATGGACAGGAGATGGCCAAAGCAGCATGCGACTGGGGAAAAGGATTTCAGCCGAGGGAGAAGATCGAGACCGTCAGAAACTGTGCAGCTCTCCCTAGAGACTTTGTAGATGGTGTTGTCCTGAAGGTAGCGATGGCTTTGTTGGGACTCGCCGGAGGAAAaacagaggaggaggaagaggacaagATTGGAAAGGAGAGAATTCGATGGAATGCTGGAG GCTCACTGTCTGTCCGTGAGGTAGCTGAGCTCCTGGACAAGTCCACGTTACAGACACTGAAGAAAGAGTGTGGAGGACTACAGACGCTGCTGAAAAACAACCACCAAGTGTTCCGGG tGGAAGGTGGACAGGTTCACATACGAGACTGGCTCACTCAAGCCTCCCAGACGGATCTGAAGCACAAATCCCAAATCTCAGGAGCATTAAAAACACGACTCTGCTGGTTCCACACTCACCACCCTGATGGATGCCCGCTGTCCAGCAAAAACTGTGTTTTCGCCCATGGGGCTGATGACCTCCGACCCTCCACACGACCCCTGAAAAAGCACAGGAGCTGA
- the rpl34 gene encoding 60S ribosomal protein L34, with translation MVQRLTYRRRLSYNTTSNKTRLSRTPGNRIVYLYTKKTGKAPKSACGICPGRLRGIRAVRPQVLMRLSKTKKHVSRAYGGSMCAKCVRDRIKRAFLIEEQKIVVKVLKAQAQSQKSK, from the exons ATGGTTCAGCGCCTGACTTACCGCCGTAGGCTGTCCTACAACACCACCTCCAACAAGACCAGACT ATCCCGGACTCCTGGTAACCGGATTGTGTATCTGTACACTAAGAAGACCGGCAAAGCTCCCAAGTCAGCATGTGGAATCTGCCCCGGTAGACTGCGTGGT ATCCGTGCAGTGAGACCTCAGGTTCTTATGAGGCTCTCAAAGACCAAGAAGCATGTGAGCAGAGCCTATGGTGGTTCCATGTGTGCCAAATGTGTGCGTGACAG GATCAAGCGCGCTTTCCTTATTGAGGAGCAGAAGATCGTTGTCAAAGTACTGAAGGCACAGGCACAGAGTCAGAAATCTAAGTAA
- the ostc gene encoding oligosaccharyltransferase complex subunit ostc, translating into METLIGLPFAVLECPNVKLKKPSWLHMPSAMTVYAVVIVSYFLITGGIIYDVIVEPPSVGSMTDEHGHQRPVAFLAYRVNGQYIMEGLASSFLFTMGGLGFIILDRSNAPNIPKLNRFLLLFIGFVSVLLSFFMARVFMRMKLPGYLMG; encoded by the exons ATGGAAACTTTAATCGGCCTGCCGTTTGCTGTGTTAGAATGTCCAAATGTCAAGCTAAAGAAGCCGTCCTGGTTGCACATGCCCTCTGCTATGACCGTATATGCTGTTGTGATTGTGTCCTACTTTCTCATCACAGGAG GTATAATCTATGATGTTATTGTAGAGCCACCCAGTGTGGGTTCAATGACTGATGAACACGGTCACCAGAGGCCTGTGGCGTTTTTGGCTTACAG GGTGAATGGGCAGTATATTATGGAGGGCCTGGCTTCCAGCTTCCTCTTCACTATGGGAGGTCTCGGCTTCATCATTCTGGACCGCTCCAATGCCCCAAATATTCCTAAACTTAACCGCTTCTTGTTGCTCTTCATTGGCTTTGTGAGTGTGCTGCTGAGCTTCTTCATGGCCCGAGTGTTCATGAGGATGAAGCTGCC TGGATATCTCATGGGTTAA